From a single Pseudomonadota bacterium genomic region:
- a CDS encoding aminotransferase class V-fold PLP-dependent enzyme yields MLAPKSDFIGLEGVTHLATGGEPPLLKSHRKAFEAFARDKARGFPGYQAHWAVGEEVRGRLAALTGLAADDFALLGSASAGIASVLSSIDWRSGDNVVTSSLEYASGRYAFARLAGVNVETRLAEPAGWQVELDGLIAACDTRTRIVYVSQVSYLTGQALDIAALSAALRPRGIALLVDVSHALGVVPVDGRLADFIVCAGYKWLLGTHTGILAWNKTSWPSFEPLHIGWNSASQGPTPASYTLKEGAGRAEAGNPNHLDAYLLRTSLAYLGDIGIDRIARHAWALGGILRSALTELGLSVTTPAEPHARAGNICFTHPAAAHLMALAAEDDILVWADNGRVRLSVHAFVDEDDIARLLDRLPEYLRKAG; encoded by the coding sequence ATGCTGGCACCTAAAAGCGATTTCATCGGCCTTGAAGGCGTGACCCATCTGGCGACGGGTGGTGAGCCCCCCTTGCTCAAATCGCACCGCAAAGCGTTCGAAGCATTTGCCCGCGACAAGGCGCGCGGCTTTCCTGGCTACCAAGCGCATTGGGCCGTCGGCGAAGAAGTGCGCGGCCGGCTGGCGGCACTGACCGGCCTCGCAGCCGATGACTTTGCCCTTCTCGGCAGCGCCTCGGCCGGCATCGCTTCTGTGCTCTCGTCCATTGATTGGCGCAGCGGCGACAATGTCGTCACGTCGTCGCTCGAGTACGCGTCCGGCCGTTATGCCTTTGCCCGCCTAGCTGGGGTCAACGTTGAAACCCGCCTCGCTGAGCCGGCTGGCTGGCAGGTCGAACTCGATGGCCTCATCGCTGCCTGCGACACACGAACGCGCATAGTCTATGTTAGCCAAGTTAGCTATCTGACCGGCCAAGCGCTCGACATCGCCGCCCTTTCCGCAGCGCTCAGGCCGCGCGGTATCGCCTTACTCGTCGATGTCAGCCATGCCTTAGGCGTGGTGCCGGTCGACGGCCGGCTTGCCGATTTCATCGTATGCGCCGGCTATAAGTGGCTGCTTGGCACCCACACAGGAATACTCGCCTGGAACAAGACAAGCTGGCCCAGTTTCGAGCCGCTTCACATTGGCTGGAACTCTGCGTCGCAGGGGCCGACACCGGCTTCCTACACGCTAAAGGAAGGCGCCGGGCGGGCCGAAGCGGGCAACCCGAATCATCTCGACGCCTATCTCCTGCGCACCTCGCTCGCCTATCTCGGCGATATCGGCATCGATCGCATTGCGCGCCACGCTTGGGCGCTCGGCGGCATCCTGAGGTCGGCGCTGACCGAGCTTGGCCTTTCAGTTACCACACCGGCGGAACCACATGCCCGCGCCGGCAACATCTGCTTCACCCATCCCGCCGCCGCACACCTGATGGCGTTGGCGGCAGAGGACGACATCCTGGTGTGGGCCGACAACGGCCGCGTCCGTCTTTCCGTACATGCCTTTGTCGATGAAGACGATATTGCCCGCTTGCTGGACCGGCTCCCCGAATATTTGCGCAAAGCCGGCTGA
- a CDS encoding pyridoxamine 5'-phosphate oxidase family protein, producing MSTDKTEDSWRGRVGKLSTDEVDQFLEEPNLARIACLDAKGWPYAVPCWYQWDGKSIWLVARAKSKWAKFLVAEPRCAVTIDESSFADASEDPAAGVQRNFAAQCEAVIVEEPNIGGRWVEVARTMALRYYGANGPSYLEPTMTWKRWLIRLDPVETWTWQGIAWPKTYLEGDAVAR from the coding sequence ATGAGCACAGACAAAACAGAAGACAGCTGGCGCGGTAGGGTCGGCAAACTGAGCACCGACGAAGTCGATCAATTCCTTGAAGAGCCCAATCTTGCCCGCATCGCTTGCCTTGACGCCAAGGGCTGGCCTTACGCGGTTCCTTGCTGGTACCAGTGGGATGGCAAATCAATCTGGCTGGTGGCGCGGGCCAAATCGAAATGGGCGAAATTCCTGGTAGCTGAGCCGCGCTGTGCGGTAACGATCGATGAATCCTCCTTCGCTGATGCTTCAGAAGACCCGGCGGCGGGTGTGCAACGCAATTTCGCGGCGCAATGCGAAGCGGTGATCGTGGAAGAGCCCAACATCGGCGGGCGCTGGGTCGAGGTGGCGCGCACGATGGCGCTGCGTTACTACGGCGCAAACGGCCCGAGCTATCTCGAGCCGACCATGACCTGGAAGCGCTGGCTGATTCGCCTCGATCCGGTCGAGACCTGGACCTGGCAGGGCATCGCCTGGCCAAAAACCTATCTTGAAGGCGACGCCGTTGCCCGTTGA
- a CDS encoding pyridoxal phosphate-dependent aminotransferase, whose product MQLGKTLAAMPSSGIRDTFNRIMGMPDVINLAPGEPNFPTPPHIVSAASRAIEAGHTKYVSNAGLPELREALCRKLKADNGITVDSDEIVVTHGAMGALYSAFVGLIEPGDEVLLPDPAWPNFTMMATLRSAVIRSYHLTAENGFLPDIDELETLVGPATKLLLINTPLNPIGSVIPRARMAALLDFAAAHDLWIICDEAYEALTYTDSFVSAASLGHRDRLIGVYSFSKTYAMTGWRIGYMVVPRAIAPVLADLQEAMISCASTPGQWAALAALEGPQDVVAEMRKAYSERRQLALDVLSKHGVTAHPPDGAFYLWIDIRGAGVPSRTFADQLLEVDRVAVVPGLDFGPGGEGYVRVSLAAAPEALHEGLERLGKCYTRFATNAGAEMRRAQS is encoded by the coding sequence ATGCAGCTTGGCAAGACACTGGCGGCGATGCCGTCATCAGGAATTCGAGACACGTTTAATCGCATTATGGGCATGCCGGATGTCATAAATCTGGCGCCCGGCGAGCCCAATTTTCCGACACCGCCGCACATCGTCTCAGCCGCCAGCCGGGCGATCGAGGCCGGGCATACCAAATATGTCAGCAACGCCGGACTGCCCGAATTGCGTGAGGCGCTCTGCCGCAAGCTGAAGGCCGACAACGGAATCACTGTCGACAGCGACGAGATCGTCGTCACCCATGGCGCGATGGGCGCCCTCTACAGCGCGTTTGTCGGCCTCATCGAGCCGGGCGACGAGGTATTGCTGCCCGACCCGGCCTGGCCGAATTTCACCATGATGGCGACCTTGCGCTCGGCCGTAATCCGGAGCTATCACCTCACCGCCGAAAACGGATTCCTGCCCGATATCGACGAGCTTGAAACCCTGGTAGGGCCAGCCACCAAACTGCTGTTGATCAACACCCCGCTCAATCCGATCGGCTCGGTCATTCCGCGCGCGCGTATGGCGGCGCTGTTGGATTTCGCTGCGGCGCACGATTTGTGGATTATTTGCGACGAGGCATACGAAGCCTTGACCTATACCGACAGCTTCGTGAGCGCCGCGTCGCTGGGTCATCGAGATCGTTTGATCGGCGTTTACAGCTTCTCCAAAACCTACGCCATGACAGGCTGGCGCATTGGCTACATGGTGGTGCCGCGCGCCATCGCGCCGGTTCTCGCCGATTTGCAGGAAGCGATGATTTCCTGCGCCAGCACTCCCGGCCAATGGGCCGCCCTGGCTGCACTGGAAGGCCCGCAAGACGTCGTCGCGGAGATGCGCAAGGCCTATTCTGAACGCCGCCAACTAGCTCTCGATGTGCTTAGTAAACATGGCGTCACGGCACATCCGCCGGACGGTGCGTTTTATCTTTGGATCGATATACGCGGTGCCGGCGTGCCGAGCCGGACATTCGCCGATCAACTGCTGGAGGTCGACCGAGTTGCGGTTGTGCCCGGCCTCGATTTCGGCCCCGGCGGAGAAGGCTATGTGCGCGTGTCACTCGCCGCAGCGCCCGAGGCCCTGCACGAGGGGCTCGAGCGCCTCGGGAAATGCTACACTCGCTTCGCCACCAATGCCGGCGCCGAGATGCGCCGCGCACAGTCGTGA
- a CDS encoding glutamine amidotransferase: MQGGKIVFITHSEQADPGAVAEALQARGYETEICCPLLGGTLPPLKDGKPEGYVAAIILGGAMGVNDASEMYFIADELAWVGGQVENDAPLLGICLGAQMIAHALGAKVWEHPDGAREIGYHQILATPAGRGLFPERLTAYQWHGEGFDLPHGAELLATGGGPFHNQAFRYGRNAYGVQFHPEMIPRTMERWVTSEKGAPQLDLPGAQPLAQQRAEAPVHDPVVRQWLENFLSVWLGPTDQANGVD; the protein is encoded by the coding sequence ATGCAGGGCGGCAAGATAGTTTTTATCACCCATTCGGAACAGGCCGATCCAGGCGCTGTTGCTGAAGCGCTGCAGGCACGCGGCTATGAAACGGAAATCTGCTGTCCACTTCTCGGCGGCACGTTGCCGCCGCTTAAGGACGGAAAACCCGAAGGCTACGTCGCCGCCATCATTTTGGGCGGCGCGATGGGGGTGAACGATGCCAGCGAGATGTATTTTATTGCCGACGAGCTTGCCTGGGTAGGCGGACAAGTCGAGAACGACGCGCCCCTTCTCGGCATTTGCCTCGGCGCACAAATGATTGCGCATGCGCTCGGCGCCAAAGTGTGGGAGCACCCCGACGGCGCGCGCGAAATCGGCTATCACCAAATACTCGCAACGCCGGCGGGACGCGGGCTCTTCCCCGAGCGCCTGACAGCCTATCAATGGCACGGCGAAGGCTTCGACCTGCCGCATGGAGCCGAGCTGCTCGCCACAGGCGGCGGTCCCTTCCACAACCAGGCATTCCGCTACGGCCGGAACGCCTACGGCGTGCAGTTTCATCCGGAAATGATTCCGCGAACGATGGAACGCTGGGTCACCTCTGAAAAGGGTGCGCCACAGCTCGATTTACCAGGTGCGCAACCGCTGGCGCAGCAGCGCGCCGAAGCACCGGTGCATGATCCGGTCGTGCGCCAATGGCTGGAAAATTTCCTCTCCGTATGGCTCGGCCCGACGGACCAGGCGAATGGCGTGGATTAG